A window from Triticum aestivum cultivar Chinese Spring chromosome 6D, IWGSC CS RefSeq v2.1, whole genome shotgun sequence encodes these proteins:
- the LOC123142774 gene encoding putative ripening-related protein 6 translates to MASTSKVVAIFAILVFVQVWCAAGQVYNVPAVMSLNGFEQGEEGGPAKCDGQYHSDDLYLVAMTSVWYGPGLRCGKMISIKSSGGSSLQAMVVDECDSDNGCGATEISTSAAVWKFFGLDTSVGEVAVTWSDV, encoded by the coding sequence ATGGCGAGCACTAGCAAGGTCGTGGCGATTTTTGCCATTCTGGTTTTCGTGCAGGTGTGGTGCGCCGCCGGGCAAGTCTACAACGTCCCAGCGGTGATGTCGCTGAACGGCTTCGAGCAGGGAGAGGAGGGCGGGCCGGCGAAGTGCGACGGCCAGTACCACAGCGACGACCTCTACCTGGTGGCGATGACCTCAGTGTGGTATGGGCCAGGTCTCCGGTGTGGCAAGATGATCAGCATCAAGAGCTCTGGCGGGAGCAGCCTGCAGGCCATGGTCGTGGACGAGTGCGACTCGGACAACGGCTGCGGCGCTACCGAGATCAGCACGTCGGCTGCCGTGTGGAAGTTCTTTGGGCTTGACACCAGTGTCGGCGAGGTGGCCGTCACCTGGTCGGACGTCTAA